TGCGGTCGGTGCGGGACTGACCCTGGTTGCCGATTTGTTCACTCTAGGACGGCCGAATGCCCGGTAGTCGAGTCTACGCGGATTTGACTATCGCAAGAACTGGCCTGCCAACGTTGATGTTCGCTTGCGAAATGGAGCGCGGACGAAGGGCCGGTTCGCGACGTGGGCGCATCAACTTACCGTCGAAGAAAGGTTGTTTTTTGCAGATTTTTCCGTACCTTAGAAAAAAATGCGTAAGACTAATTATGGAACTTTTGGCTTATGTTCGATAGGCTCACTCGAATGCTAATACTCTCGGACACCGGCGGCGGCGCAACCTAAAATTCTAGCAAAGGAACAGATTGCTGGAGATGCGGTAGTGATTTATCGCAGCCGTAGCAGCGGATGCCCAGCGTTCGCTATCTATCTGGACATCGCCGTCCTATCTCCAGCGGTGGATTCGTTTTTTCGCCTCTACCTGCGAAAAAGCGACCTTCGATACTTCCGGGCTTTCAAATCAGTTGCGCGAGCGTGCAACATTGCGTGGATAGAGAAAGGATGCGAATTGGCCGCCATGCATTTAACGCCAGGCGCCGCACTTCGGCCCTTAGATTGCGTAGCCGATGACGCATCAGGATGAAATAGCCGTTGCCAAGGCTAGCCCATAAAGGATGGCAGTCATGAGAGCGCTCAATAGCATGCCGCAGCTGGCAAGCGAGACATGATCCGGTGAGACTGCCAGCGTTCGGGCAATCCCCATGGCATGCGAAGAAAGACCGAGCGAGAAGGCGCGCTCCTCCGGGCCGCTCTCCGGGACAACGTTTTTCCAGAGCGCGCTCGAAATGAACGAGCCTCCGACGCCGTTACACATGACGCAGAGTATAGCGAGATTGTCCCACCCGCCCGTAAGGCGAGACAGAGGGAGCGCGACTGCGAGCGTCGTCATCTTGGGTCCCATGCTTGCGATGTCCGGCTGGTCAAGGCCGAACAGCCAGCCTAGCGCGACGGCGGCGAGAATACCTGTAACTGTTGATACCAGCGTCGATAGAAGCATCGCCCGCGCGTTTGCGTGGATGAGCATCCTTTGCTGCCAGAGCGGCAGGGCTAACGCCACGGTCGCCAGACCAATCAGGAATGTCAAAGGCCGGACATAGGCGAGATAGTCGCTTGGAGCTAGGCCAACGCCCGGCAGAAGAATGCAGAGCACAATGATGGCGAAGAAAAGCGGATTTCGGAGCGAGGAGATGCGGAGTTTCTCCGTCAAACGTCGACTGATCAGCCAGATCAGGAACGTCGCCGTCAGCCAGACCAGTGTTGGAATGATGTCATCCATGCTTGTTCTTGAAAATGCGGAAAACTTGGACGCCAACGAGAAGTGAAAAGACTAGCGAGACGAAGACCGTCACCAGAATTTTCAGGATAACCATCGCACCGACATCATGCAGGGTAAGAAACCCAGCACCCAATGGATAAAGGAACAACGGGAAGTGGCGCAGAAGTGTCTGTGCGGCCGGTTCGGTAACGCTTACCAGCGGTGGCGCCAGGCAAAAGCCTAGGAAAAGCAGCGCCAGCCCAATAAGCGCGGCCGGCACCGGGAGGTTAAAACCTGCCGCAAGCCCCTCGCCCGCCGCCCATGCCGCGAAAATAACGGCAAGGGCACCGATCCAGCGCCCGGCCGCCCGAAACCGATCAAGGTTCATGCGTGCTCCGGCAGCGGGATTTCGGGATGGACCAGACCTTCAGCGCGCAAATCAGACCAGAAGCCGGCCGGAATGACGGCTGAAAAGTGGGCTACATTCGCTTCGATTTCAGCGGGTTTGACCGCTCCGAAGACGACAGAGGCGACCACCGACGATGCCAAGGGAAATTGAAGTGCCGCGGCCGGAAGAGAAACGCCATGCGCGTGAGCGACGGCCGTTAGTTTCCTGACCCGCTCGATGATCGAATCCGAGGCAGCACCATACTCGTATTTCGCACCTTCGACGGGCCCCGTCGCCAGGATACCAGAGCTGAACACGCCGCCGACAACAAGGCTCGCACCCCGTTTTCCGGCGCGGGCGACCTCGTCAAAATAGATGTCATGCTCCAGCAGCGTGTAGCGCGAGGCAATAAGGAAGACATCGAGATCAAAGCGATCAAGAAAGCGGTCGATCATGCCCCGCTCGTTCACACCGGCACCGATGGCCTTGATCTCCCCGCTCCGCTTCAATTCTTCCAGCGCGCGATAGCCACCTTTTTCCAGATCGCCAAGGCGGGCGTTCAACTCTTCTTTGCTGCGGAAATAGCCGCTGTCGAGGTCATGGATGTAGAGCCCATCCATCTGGTTGACTCCGAGACGCTGCAGGCTGTCCTCATAAGAACGCATGATGGCGTCGTAGGTAAAGACGTGATGATGCTCGAAGGGCAGCGCTCCGGCCCAGTTTACGGACTTGAAGGAGTCACGGTCGCGCGGTGCCTTCAGCAGCCGACCAACCTTGGTCGTGAGAACATAGGAACCACGCTCCTTTTCATAGAGCGCGCGCCCCGTTCGATGTTCGGCTTGGCCAAGACCATACCAGGGCGCGGTATCGTACAGGCGGAGGCCAGAGTTCCAGGCCGCTTCGAAGGTTGCGCGGGCAGTCGGTTCGTCGATTGCTTCATAAACGCCACCGAGCGGGCAGGTTCCAAGCCCCAGAACGGGAATATGAAGGTCGGTTTGGCCAACGCGCCTGGATGTATCGGGCTGCATGATTTGTGTCCTAGAGAGTTCTGGCGTCGACGACGCGGCCCGTTTCTGCGGACCGATAGGCCGCTTCCGCCAGGGCATAGGTTTTGAGGCTGTCTTCGGCGGAGGTCTCGAAATCACCCCCGTGGCGAAGCGTGTCTATGAAGTGCTGCTGAGTACGCGGCACGCTATCCTGGATCTGTGTCCATGGCGAAGATGTCCAGCTGCGACTATCGTTTTGGATTATCTCGCGTCTCTGCTGACCGTCCGAATGGACCTGCAGGACCTCGCCTTCCAGGATCTGGATCGTGCCAAACCGCCCCTCGATTTCACCGAGCGTCTGGGGAAAAGGGTTTGGAAATCGGTGAGAGGCGTAGCTGACATCGACGATCGAGGTCGCGTGATTGTGGTGGCGCAGAAGGATTGTTGCCGCGTCCTCGCCGGCCAGCCCTTCCTTGACCGACTGGGCAAAGCACGAAACGTCGCCGGCATCACCGAACAGGAAGCGTGCAAGATCCAGCATGTGGATGCCTACATCCATGATTATGAAGCGCTTGGTTTGCAGGAGATAGGGTTGGTTCGAATAGACATCAATAGCGTTGCGCCAGGAAAGGCGGCCGAAGGTCACGTCGCCAATTTCCCCGCTGTCCAGAATTCCACGGATGCGCTGAAAGATCTTCTGAAACCGGAAGTTCTCGTGCACCATCACCGGCACTTTCGCTTCCGCTGCATTGGCGACGATGCGACGGCACGTATCGATATCAGGCGCAAACGGCTTCTGAACGATGACCGGCACGCGATGCCTTACCGCCAGTGCAACCAGTTCCTCGTGCGTCTCCATCGTGGTGCAGATATCGACAAAGTCGAAGGCGCCGGACGACAGGATTTCCGCGGTATCGTGCCAGGCGGGAATGGAAAATTCAGCGGCATAGCTGCGTGCCCGCTCTGCATCGCGATCACAGACCGCAACGATTTCGGCTCCGGCCGTTTCCGACCACGCGTGAAGCTGGTTACGAGCGAAGAAGCCGCAGCCGATGAGCAATCCCTTGAGGGGTTTAGTCATTGGGTCTTTCCATAATCGAGATGAAGAACGCCGTAAGCCCCCATGTGAACAGCGTCGGCAAAAGGCTGTGGTGTGTGGAATGCGCCGCGGTCAAGCGCTGCGACTTCGAAACTTTCCTCGTCCATCAAGTAGCCCGTGACTTTGGTTTTGCCGGAGAGAGCGATGGCAACGGGCTCAGCCGAAAGATTGGCGAAGAGAGCTTTCCTGTAGCCATCTTTTTCCCACGTTACGTGCGCCAGATGGCCGTCGATGCCGGCTGACACCACCTTCCCTCCTGCGGCCTCGGAGATCCAGCGCGCGACGTGATAGAGCGGATAGATCGCGCCATCTGGCCTGTGGTCCCAGTCCTCGCGCGCAAAGGACTGACGCGATGACACTAGCCCAAACGGACCTGTTGGCGCGCCGAAAGCGAAGCGATCGATGCCCCAAGGGGCAATCTGCGCGAGATAGCCCACATGCCAGGCCGCTGCGAAAAGGCCACGCTGGCGCGGATCCTGCGCTGCCATGCCAGCACGCTCGTCCGGCCGGTTATCGACTGGCGCGGGACCGTAAGGGCTGAGTCGCGCACCGATGCCGACTGGCCCGACGGCCAGTGGCAGGCCATTCGCAAGCCGCCCGGCGGAATGAAGGATATGCGGCAGCGACTGCAATGTCTCGACAACCGATGCATCATCGGCTGCATGCACGACTGGGGTCGTCGCGAAGGTGAGGTATTGGGCTCGTTCCGGGTTCGGGCGCTTGCGGTTGAACTCTGTGAAGAAGGCTGGCGTGCCACCGCCGCGTCTGCTTTCCGGAAACGTAGCATCAAGCGCGGTTGCAAGCTGTTCTTCAGTCAGGTGCGGTGGGCGTGGCTCTCCTGGCTGGAAGGACTGTTCGTCGATCTTGGCAAAGGCCGCAATGTCCGAGACGGCAATACCTGCGTCCTTGAAGGTCTGCGCAAGCCTCTCCAGCTCTGAGCCGGCCGCAGCAGGATCGTCGCCGCTGAGAATGACCTGCACGTCGAGTGAAGCACCTGTCCGTCGCAGCAGTTCTTTGAGGTCGGCAGCCGCCGCGACCGTATCACCGCGCGCCGCGTCGTAGCGAAGCAGAAGGCGGGCCGGCCTCAGCTCAACCAGTGCATCGGCAAATCGAAGCGCATCCCGCGCGTCGTCCAAATAATCGAGTGGAAGCGCATAATCCGGCAGCAGCTGGCCTTCGAAAGCCGGCACGGAAACGGGGGTGGCCACAGCAGCGTTCATGCCAG
This DNA window, taken from Pararhizobium capsulatum DSM 1112, encodes the following:
- a CDS encoding Gfo/Idh/MocA family protein codes for the protein MTKPLKGLLIGCGFFARNQLHAWSETAGAEIVAVCDRDAERARSYAAEFSIPAWHDTAEILSSGAFDFVDICTTMETHEELVALAVRHRVPVIVQKPFAPDIDTCRRIVANAAEAKVPVMVHENFRFQKIFQRIRGILDSGEIGDVTFGRLSWRNAIDVYSNQPYLLQTKRFIIMDVGIHMLDLARFLFGDAGDVSCFAQSVKEGLAGEDAATILLRHHNHATSIVDVSYASHRFPNPFPQTLGEIEGRFGTIQILEGEVLQVHSDGQQRREIIQNDSRSWTSSPWTQIQDSVPRTQQHFIDTLRHGGDFETSAEDSLKTYALAEAAYRSAETGRVVDARTL
- a CDS encoding CidA/LrgA family protein, with amino-acid sequence MNLDRFRAAGRWIGALAVIFAAWAAGEGLAAGFNLPVPAALIGLALLFLGFCLAPPLVSVTEPAAQTLLRHFPLFLYPLGAGFLTLHDVGAMVILKILVTVFVSLVFSLLVGVQVFRIFKNKHG
- a CDS encoding aldo/keto reductase — translated: MQPDTSRRVGQTDLHIPVLGLGTCPLGGVYEAIDEPTARATFEAAWNSGLRLYDTAPWYGLGQAEHRTGRALYEKERGSYVLTTKVGRLLKAPRDRDSFKSVNWAGALPFEHHHVFTYDAIMRSYEDSLQRLGVNQMDGLYIHDLDSGYFRSKEELNARLGDLEKGGYRALEELKRSGEIKAIGAGVNERGMIDRFLDRFDLDVFLIASRYTLLEHDIYFDEVARAGKRGASLVVGGVFSSGILATGPVEGAKYEYGAASDSIIERVRKLTAVAHAHGVSLPAAALQFPLASSVVASVVFGAVKPAEIEANVAHFSAVIPAGFWSDLRAEGLVHPEIPLPEHA
- a CDS encoding LrgB family protein; its protein translation is MDDIIPTLVWLTATFLIWLISRRLTEKLRISSLRNPLFFAIIVLCILLPGVGLAPSDYLAYVRPLTFLIGLATVALALPLWQQRMLIHANARAMLLSTLVSTVTGILAAVALGWLFGLDQPDIASMGPKMTTLAVALPLSRLTGGWDNLAILCVMCNGVGGSFISSALWKNVVPESGPEERAFSLGLSSHAMGIARTLAVSPDHVSLASCGMLLSALMTAILYGLALATAISS